ACAGCCAGATCCGCAACGCCGAGGTCAACGATTTTGCTGCCCTGCGCCAGCGTTGCCCGCAGTTGCGGGCCGTCGCGCACAATGGGGCCGAGAGTTTTCGCCACACCGCCCGGCTGGAACACCTGGGTCTGCCCACGGTGCGCCTGCCATCCACCAGCCCGGCGAATGCCAGCTGGAGCTTCGAGCGCAAGCTGGCGGCCTGGCGGGAGGTTTTCACGGCTTACGCAGCGCCGGATTGAAGGGCCTGTGGCCCGCCTATCCGGCGCTGCGTAAGCCTTTGTTTGACTAATTTGGATTCATTTAATGGCCCGTAAATCTGCCGTCACGGCAACGTCCTCCGCCCTGCCCGAAGTCAACTTTTGCGACTACGGCGACGTGCGCACCCTGCACCTGGGCACCGAGTGGGTCCAGGGCTCCATGCTGCTGGACACGCCGTACGAGATCGAGCTGGAGTACGTGCAGCGCATGATGGCCTGGCTGCTGTTTGTGCCGCCCAGCAGCGTGGCCAAGCGTCACGCCATGCAGCTCGGCCTGGGCGCGGCGGCACTGACCAAGTTCTGCCGCAAGAAGCTGCGCATGAACACCACGGCGGTGGAGCTGAACCCGCAGGTCGTCTCGGCCTGCCGCTTCTGGTTCAAGCTGCCGCCGGATGACGAGCGTCTGCACATCGTGCTGGGCGACGCGGCCCTGAAAATCCAGAACACCGACTGGGCTGGCACCGTGGATGCGTTGCAGGTCGACCTGTACGACGAAGATGCCGCCGCCCCCGTACTGGACAGCGCCGACTTTTATGCCGACTGCCGCAAGCTGCTCACTGAAGAGGGCTGCATGACCGTCAACCTGTTTGGCGAATCCAGCAGCTACCCGGCCAGCGTGGAAAAGATCACCGCCGCCTTCGGGGCCGAGGCGGTGTGGGCTTTCAAGCCCACGCGCGAGGGCAACACCGTGGTGCTGGCCCAGCGCACGCCCAGCCGCCCCAGCCGCGAAGACCTGGTGGAGCGCGCCGACGTGGTCCAGACCCGCTGGGGCCTGCCCGCCGCAAAATGGCTGAAAGTGTTTAAACCCGTCATTGCTTAACAACGTGCGTAACAGCGTGCAAACCACCCCCTACCAAGGCCCGGTCCATTGGCGATTGCTGGTGGGCTGGCTGGCCGAAGACGGCGTGATCGCCGCCAGCGAGCAGCAGCGCACCATCGCCCGCTGCTCCCAGGCCGAAAGCGCCCAGCCCGCCCTGGTGCGCCTGGCCAGCGTGGCCATGCTGCGCGCCCGCGACGGCAAGCCATTGGACATCGAGTTGCTGACCCAGTGGCTTGCCGGGCGCGCCGGGCTGCAGTATTTGCGCATCGATCCGCTGAAAGTGGAGGTGGGCAAGGTGGCCGACACCATGAGCGCGGTGTACGCCGAGCGCCACAAGGTGCTGCCGGTGCAGGTCACGACCGCCGAGGTGGTGGTGGCCACCAGCGAGCCGTTTTTGACCGACTGGGTGGCCGAGGTGGAGCGCCAGTCGCGCCGCACCGTGCGCCGGGTGGTGGCCAGCCCGCTGGAAATCCACAAGTTCACGGCCGAGTTCTATGCCCTGGCCAAGTCGGTCAAGGCGGTGCAAAAGGCCGGTGGGAACATCGGCGCGGGCAGCTTCGAGCAACTGGTGGAGCTGGGCAAGACCGCCAAGCAGCTCGACGCCAACGACCAGGGCGTGGTGCAGGTGGTGGACTGGCTGTGGCAGTACGCCTTTAACCAGCGCGCCAGCGACATCCACCTGGAGCCGCGCCGCGAGCAGGGCGTGATCCGCTTCCGCATCGACGGCGTGCTGCACCCGGTGTACCAAATGCCCATGAGCGTGATGAACGCCATGGTGGCCCGCATCAAGCTGCTGGGCCGCATGGACGTGGTGGAAAAACGCCGCCCGCTGGATGGCCGCATCAAAACCCGCAACCCGCGCGGCGACGAGGTGGAAATGCGCCTGTCCACCCTGCCCACCGCCTTTGGCGAGAAGATGGTGATGCGGATTTTCGACCCCGACACGGCGGTGAAAGACCTGGACGCGCTGGGCTTCACCCCGCACGACGCCCAGCGCTGGGAGGCGCTGGTGAAGCGCCCGCACGGCATCATTCTGGTGACCGGCCCCACCGGCTCGGGCAAGACCACCACGCTGTACTCCACCCTCAAGCGCGTGGCCACCGAAGAGGTGAACGTCAGCACGGTGGAAGACCCGATCGAAATGATCGAACCCAGCTTCAACCAGACCCAGGTGCAGCCGCAACTCGACTTTGGTTTCACCGAAGGCCTGCGCGCGCTGATGCGGCAAGACCCGGACATCATCATGGTGGGCGAAATCCGCGACCTGGCCACCGCCGAGATGGCCATCCAGGCCGCGCTCACCGGCCACCTGGTGTTTTCCACCCTGCACACCAACGACGCGCCCTCGGCCCTCACGCGGCTGATGGAGCTGGGCGTGCCCGCCTACCTGCTCAACGCCACGGTGCTGGGCGTGCTGGCCCAGCGCCTGGTGCGCACCCTGTGCAAGTCCTGCCGCGCGCCTGACGAGGCCCTGGCCCGCGAGACCCTGGGGGCGGCCATCAAGCCCTGGAAGATCAGCGCCGCCTACACGCCCTACAAGCCCGTGGGCTGTGTGGACTGCCGCATGACCGGCTTCATGGGCCGCATGGGTGTGTACGAGCTGCTCACCGTGACCGAGCCCTTCAAAGGGCTGGTCAACCAAAGCCCCAGCATCGACGCACTGCGCCGCCAGGCCGTGGCCGATGGCATGCGCCCGCTGCGCCTGGCCGGGGCGCTGCGGGTGGCCGAAGGGCTGACCACGCTGGACGAGGTGCTGTCCACCACACCGCCGCTGGACTGATCCGTACGTGGTATCCCTCACGTTTACCCTAGGGTGAACCCCCGGACATAGGGTCTTACCTTACAACCATAATCGCCGCAGTGCTAATTGTGTTGCTGATTTGTAACTTTTGGGAGATCCGTACGTGTTAATAAAAAGTCAAAAAGACTTCTTCTCCGGGCTCATGTTCATGGGTATCGGTGTGGCGTTTGCCTGGGGGGCCACCACCTACACCGTGGGCACCGGCGCCCGCATGGGGCCGGGCTACTTTCCGCTGGTGCTGGGCGTGGTGATGGCGATCCTGGGGGCCATCATTACCTTCAAGGCGCTGGTCACCGAGACCGAGAGCGGCGACAAGATCGGCAAATGGGCCTGGCGCCCGGTGGTCTTCATCCTGGGTGCCAACCTGGCATTTGGTGTGCTGTTGGGTGGTTTGCCCAGCATCGGTTTGCCCGCCATGGGCTTGATCATCGCCATCTATGCGCTCACGATCATTTCGGCCAAGGCTGGCGAGAAGTTCGTGTTGCGTGACGTGCTGATTTTGGCCACCGTGCTGGCCGTCGGCAGCTACCTTGCCTTTATTTTGTTGCTCAAGTTGCAGATCCAGGTCTGGCCAACGTTCATTACAGGTTAAGGGGTTCCCATGGATTTGTTGAGTAATTTGGCACTGGGGTTTGGCGTTGCCTTCACCCCTATCAACCTGCTGTATGCGTTGGTGGGCTGTATTTTGGGTACCTTGATCGGGGTGCTTCCCGGCATCGGTCCGGTGGCCACCATCGCCATGCTGTTGCCCGCCACGTATGCCCTGCCGCCGGTGTCGGCGCTGATCATGCTGGCCGGTATCTACTACGGCGCGCAGTACGGTGGCTCCACCACGGCGATTCTGGTGAACCTGCCGGGCGAATCCTCGTCGGTGGTGACCTGTATCGACGGCTACCAGATGGCCCGCCAGGGCCGGGCCGGGCCGGCATTAGCGGCGGCGGGTATTGGCTCTTTCTTTGCGGGCTCGGTGGGGACCTTGATCTTGGCGGCGTTTGCGCCTCCGTTGACCGAGCTGGCCTTCAAGTTCGGCCCGGCCGAATACTTTTCGCTGATGATTTTGGGTCTGATTGGGGCGGTGGTGCTGGCTTCGGGCTCCCTGATCAAGGCCGTGGCCATGATTATTCTGGGTCTGCTGCTGGGCTTGGTGGGTACCGACGTGAACTCGGGCGTAGCCCGTTTCAGCTTCGATATCCCTGAGCTGACCGACGGACTGGGCTTTGTGGCCATCGCCATGGGCGTATTCGGCTATGGCGAAATCATCACCAACCTGGCGCAGCCTGAAGACGAGCGCGAGGTGTTCACCGCCAAGGTCAGTGGCCTGTTCCCCAGCAAGCAAGACTTCAAGGACATGCTGCCCGCCATGCTGCGCGGCACGGCCCTGGGTTCGGCCCTGGGCATCTTGCCCGGCGGCGGAGCCCTGCTGGCCTCGTTTGCCAGCTATGCGATGGAAAAAAAGCTGAAGATGAAGCCCGGTGAAGTGGCTTTTGGCAAGGGCAACATCCGTGGCGTGGCGGGCCCCGAGTCGGCCAACAACGCCGGTGCGCAAACCTCCTTCATCCCCTTGCTGACGCTGGGCATTCCGCCCAATGCCGTGATGGCGCTGATGGTGGGGGCCATGACCATCCACAACATCCAGCCCGGCCCGCAGGTAATGACCAGCAACCCCGAGCTGTTCTGGGGGCTGATTGCCTCGATGTGGATCGGCAACCTGATGCTGGTGATTCTGAACCTGCCGCTGATTGGCATGTGGATCAAGCTGCTCACCGTGCCGTACCGGTTTCTGTTCCCGTCCATCGTGCTGTTTTGTGCGATTGGCGTGTTCTCCACCAACAACAACACCTTCGACATCTGGCTGGTGGCGGGCTTTGGCTTCCTGGGCTACCTGTTCAACAAGCTGGGTTGCGAGCCCGCGCCGTTGCTGTTGGGGGTGATCCTGGGGCCGATGATGGAAGAAAACCTGCGCCGCACGCTGCTGCTGTCGCGCGGCGACTGGAGCGTTTTTGTGACCCGTGGCCTGTCGGCGGGGCTGCTGGCGGCAGCGGCGCTGATGGTCGTCATCGTGCTGCTGCCTGCGGTGAAGAACAAGCGCGAAGAGGCGTTTGTAGAAGACTGAAGGCCTCCACTTTGGCAAAAGCGGCACCCTCGGGTGCCGTTTTTTTTGGGCATCAAGGTATCTCCATTCGCCATGCCAGTGCACCATGGTTCTACCTAAAATAAGGCTCCTGCGCTTATTCCATCTGCACCAGTGGCTACAAAAAACAGAGCATCCGGCTTGCTGCTCGCCCTTGTGGGCTCCATCGCCTTCAGCGGCAAAGCCATCATCGTCAAGCTCGCCTACCGCTACGGGGTCGATGCCGTCACGCTCATCATGTACCGCATGCTGTTTGCGCTGCCCATCTTTGCCGCCATGGCCTGGTGGTCCAGCCGTGGCAAGCCGCCGCTGACCGCCCGGGACTGGTGGGGTGTGCTGGGCCTGGGCTTCACCGGTTACTACCTGGCCAGTTTTCTGGACTTTGCCGGGCTGGGCTACATCAGCGCCTCGCTGGAGCGGCTCATCCTGTACCTGAACCCCACCATCGTGGTGGTGATGGGCTGGGCGCTGCACCGCAAACCCATTACCCGCATCCAGGTCCTGGGCATGGCGGTATGCTACTGCGGCGTGGTGCTGGTGTTTGGCCACGAGATCAACATCCAGGGCGCGAATGCGGGCCTGGGGGCCGTGCTGGTGTTCGGCAGCGCCATCAGCTACGCCATCTACCTGGTCTACAGCGGGCAGATGGTGCAGCGCCTGGGCTCGATCCGGTTGGTGGGCCTGGCGACCACCGTGGCCTGCCTGTGCTGCCTGCTGCAGTTTGTGCTGCTGCGGCCCATGGCAGCGGCCATCGTGGCGCCTGAAGTGTTGTGGCTGTCGGTGCTGAACGCCACGGCCTGCACCGCCGCCCCGGTGCTGATGGTGATGATGGCCATCGAGCGGCTGGGCTCGGGCCTGACGGCACAGGTGGGGATGGTGGGCCCGCTGTCCACCATTTTGATGGGCGTGGTGATTTTGGGCGAGCCGTTTACCGCCTGGGTAGCCGCGGGCACGGTGCTGGTGGTGGCCGGGATTTATGTTTTTACGCGCTCTGGGCGCTGACTCAAGGAGACACCATGGATTTAGGAATCGCGGGCCGCTGGGCCTTGGTATGCGGGGCCAGCAAGGGCTTGGGGCTGGGCTGCGCGCAGGCATTGGTGCGCGAGGGGGTGAACGTACTCATCGTGGCGCGCGGTGCTGACGCGCTGGAGGCCGCTGCTACGCAATTAATAGCTGATAGCGCCCGTCCGGTCAGCACAAACGTGCTTTTTTGTGCCGCAGATATCACCACGCCCGCGGGCCGGGCGGCGGTGTTCGCCATCCGCTCTGATTTTGACATTGTGGTCACCAACGCCGGCGGCCCACCCACCGGCGACTTCCGCGACTGGGACCGCGATGCCTGGATCAAGGCGGTCGATGCCAACATGCTGACCCCCATCGAACTGATCAAGGCCACGGTGGACGGCATGGCGGCGCGTGGTTTTGGCCGCATCGTCAACATCACCAGCAGCGCGGTGAAGGCCCCCATTGACGTGCTGGGCCTGAGCAACGGTGCACGCAGCGGGCTGACGGGCTTTGTGGCCGGGGTGGCGCGCAGCCCGCTGGCCGGGCAGGGTGTGACCATCAACAACCTGCTGCCCGGTGCCTTCGACACCGACCGCCTGCGCGGCAACATGCAGGGCGCGGCGGTCCGAACCGGCCAAAGCCTGGAGGCGCTGGCCGATGCACGGCGGCAGGCCATTCCCGCCCAGCGCTTTGGCACGCCGCAGGAGTTCGGGGCCATTTGCGCCTTTTTGTGCAGCGCGCACGCGGGCTACATCACGGGGCAGAACGTGCTGGCCGATGGCGGGGCCTTTCCAGGGACTTTCTGACTACGGGGTTTACCAGTTTTTGGGCCATTTTTGACCCATTAAACTGGCACTCTGCGCTTATGAATTAAGCGTGAGTAGCTCCTGTTTTTGATGTCAAAAACAGGAGCAAAGGTGAAAACCCCTATGCTGCGTTGCGCAGGGCCTCCAGGGCCTCGGCCACCTCTTCCGGGCTGACGCCGTCGGCGGGGCGCAGCGTCCCCAGCCCTGCCGTGCCCTCGGCCTGCAACTGGCGGATGGCGGTGCCTGCATCCTTGGGTGCCGCGTACCCGGTACTGAGCAGCAGCAGGCGCCCGTGGGCATCGACCAGCTTGAAGTGGAATAGCCCGTCCGCCTCGCGGTACTGCTTGAAGCTGGGCAGCGCAGCTTTGGCGGCCCTGATGGCCTTTTGCGTGGCCTGGGCGTTCAGGTCGCGCAGGCCCACGGCGTGGCGCAGCTGGGCGATGAAAGGGGTGGCGGTCTGGCGGGCTTTGGCGGCACCGGCGCGCAGAATGGTTTCCACCTCGCCGGGGTTGTCCATGTAGCGCTGGTAGGCCTCGCGCATGGGGGCAACCTCCTGGTCGATGCGCTCGAACAGCACCTGCTTGGCATCGCCCCAGGCAATGCCGTCGGCAAACGCCTGGCGCAGCTGGGCGGTTTCCTCGTCGCTGGCAAAGGCCTGGTAGATCTGGAACAGGGCCGAGCCCTCGGTGTCCTTGGCCTCGCCAGGCGCGCGCGAGTCGGTCACGATGCTGGCGATCAGTTTGCGCAGCTCGGCCTTGGGTGCGAACAGCGGAATCGTGTTGTCGTAGCTCTTGCTCATCTTGCGGCCGTCCAGGCCGGGCAGGGTGGCCACGGACTCTTCGATCAGCGCTTCGGGCAGCACAAAGTAGTCGCCTTTGTAGGCGTGGTTGAAGCGCTGGGCGATGTCGCGCGCCATCTCGATGTGCTGGATCTGGTCGCGGCCCACCGGCACCTTGTGCGCGTTGAACAGCACGATGTCGGCGGCCATCAGCACCGGGTACATGAACAGCCCGGCGCTGATGTCGGCATCCTGGTCGGCCTGGGCGGCGGTGTTCTTGTCTACCGAGGCCTTGTAGGCGTGGGCGCGGTTGAGCATGCCCTTGGCCGTCATGCAGGTCAGCAGCCAGGTGAGCTCGGGGATTTCGGGGATGTCGGACTGGCGGTAGAAGGCCACGCGGCTCGGGTCCAGCCCGGCGGCCAGCCAGCTGGCGGCAATCTCCAGGGTGGAGCGCTGGATGCGCGCCGGGTCGTCGATTTTGATCAGCGCGTGGTAGTCGGCCAGGAAGTAGAAGCTCTCCACCCCGGCGGCCTGGCTGGCGCGCACCGAGGGGCGGATGGAGCCGACGTAGTTGCCCAGATGCGGTGTGCCGGAGGTGGTGATGCCGGTCAGGACACGGGAGGTGGCGGGAGAGGTGGTCATGGAGAATTCAGGAAATCAAAAAAGACAACGGGCTCAGCAGGATCTGGAGCAGGCCAAAGGTCAGGCCCATCACCGGCTGCATCCACAGCGTGCTGACGATGCCGGAAATCACCAGCGCCATCACGATGAAGAAGCCCCAGGGCTCCACCCGCGACACCAGCATGGCCTGGCGGTAGGGCAGCAGGCCCACCAGAATGCGGCCCCCGTCCAGCGGCGGCAGCGGAAACAGGTTGAAGGCAAACATCACCACATTGACCAGCATGCCGGCCTTGCACATCTTCAGGAAGAACGGCTCGGTGGTGCCGGTGGCCACCAGCGCATACATCAGCACGCCCCACAAGAAGGCCTGGATGAGGTTGGCCCCCGGCCCAGCCAGGGCCACCCACACCATGTCGCGTTTGGGGTTGCGCAGGTTGCCAAAGTTGACCGGCACCGGCTTGGCATAGCCAAACAGAAAGGTGCCCGAAGTGGCGAAGTACAGGACCAGCGGCATCAGGATGGTGCCGACCGGGTCGATGTGCTGCAGCGGGTTGAGCGTGATGCGGCCCATCCGGTAGGCGGTGTTGTCGCCAAAGTAATGGGCCACATAGCCGTGCGCGGCTTCGTGCACCGTGATGGCAAACAGCACGGGCAGGGCATAGACCAGGACGGTCTGTATCAGGTTGGCAATATCCACGGGGGAGGTGTCTCGGAAGGAAGAAAAATTACAGGCCTATTGCGGCCAGGTCGCCGCGGCCCTGGCGCACCAGCACCGGGTCGCCGCCGCTGCCCATCTCGGTCAGGTCGATCACGGTGGTGGGCTCCAGCGGGCAGGCCCCGGCGTCCAGCACGGCGGCAATCTGGTGTTCGAACAGGTCGCGGATGGCGTGCGCGTCGTTCAGCGGCTCGGTCTCGCCCGGTGGGATCAGCGTGGTGGCCAGCAGCGGGCCGCCGTGCAGTTCCAGCAGGGCTTGCAGGGTTTTGTGGTCGGGTACGCGCAGGCCGATGGTCTTGCGCGAGGGGTGGCTCAGGCGGCGCGGCACTTCCTTGCTGGCTTCCAGGATGAAGGTGTAGGGGCCGGGCGTGGCGGCCTTGAGCAGGCGGTACTGCTTGTTGTCCACCCGCGCGTAGTTGGCCAGCTCGCTCAGGTCGCGGCACAGCAGGGTCAGGTGGTGCTTATCGTCCACACCGCGGGTGCGGCGCAGCAGGTCGGCGGCGGCCTTGTCGTCCAGATGGCAGACCAGCGCGTAGCTGGAGTCGGTGGGCACGGCCACCAGCTTGCCTTGGCCCAGCAGGGCCACGGTTTGCTTGAGCAGGCGGATCTGCGGATTCTCGGGGTGGACTTCGAAGTGCTGGGCCATAGGGTTGTAATTTTAAGATTCGGTGGGTAGTACGGTAATGCGGCTTTCCCGCACGGTCAGCCAGGCTCCGGCGGCACCGCACACGGCCACCAGGATGATGCCCAGCGTGGCCCACAGGTCGGGCACGTGGTCAAACACCAGCCAGCCGCCCAGCATGGCAAAACCAATCTGCACGTACAAAAACGGCATCAGCGTGGCGGCCGGGCTGCGGGTGTAGGCCAGGATCAGCATCAGGTGGCCGATGCTGGCGGCCACGCCCATCACCACCATGCCCAGCCACAGATGCCAATCGGTAATGGTTTCCCAGAAGAAGGGCACGGCCAGCGAGGCCACTGCAGTGCCGATCCAGCCGGTGTAGAAATGCATGGTCAGGGGGTCTTCGGTGCGGGCCAGGCGGCTGGT
This sequence is a window from Rhodoferax sp. WC2427. Protein-coding genes within it:
- a CDS encoding spermidine synthase, whose amino-acid sequence is MARKSAVTATSSALPEVNFCDYGDVRTLHLGTEWVQGSMLLDTPYEIELEYVQRMMAWLLFVPPSSVAKRHAMQLGLGAAALTKFCRKKLRMNTTAVELNPQVVSACRFWFKLPPDDERLHIVLGDAALKIQNTDWAGTVDALQVDLYDEDAAAPVLDSADFYADCRKLLTEEGCMTVNLFGESSSYPASVEKITAAFGAEAVWAFKPTREGNTVVLAQRTPSRPSREDLVERADVVQTRWGLPAAKWLKVFKPVIA
- a CDS encoding GspE/PulE family protein; this translates as MQTTPYQGPVHWRLLVGWLAEDGVIAASEQQRTIARCSQAESAQPALVRLASVAMLRARDGKPLDIELLTQWLAGRAGLQYLRIDPLKVEVGKVADTMSAVYAERHKVLPVQVTTAEVVVATSEPFLTDWVAEVERQSRRTVRRVVASPLEIHKFTAEFYALAKSVKAVQKAGGNIGAGSFEQLVELGKTAKQLDANDQGVVQVVDWLWQYAFNQRASDIHLEPRREQGVIRFRIDGVLHPVYQMPMSVMNAMVARIKLLGRMDVVEKRRPLDGRIKTRNPRGDEVEMRLSTLPTAFGEKMVMRIFDPDTAVKDLDALGFTPHDAQRWEALVKRPHGIILVTGPTGSGKTTTLYSTLKRVATEEVNVSTVEDPIEMIEPSFNQTQVQPQLDFGFTEGLRALMRQDPDIIMVGEIRDLATAEMAIQAALTGHLVFSTLHTNDAPSALTRLMELGVPAYLLNATVLGVLAQRLVRTLCKSCRAPDEALARETLGAAIKPWKISAAYTPYKPVGCVDCRMTGFMGRMGVYELLTVTEPFKGLVNQSPSIDALRRQAVADGMRPLRLAGALRVAEGLTTLDEVLSTTPPLD
- a CDS encoding tripartite tricarboxylate transporter TctB family protein codes for the protein MLIKSQKDFFSGLMFMGIGVAFAWGATTYTVGTGARMGPGYFPLVLGVVMAILGAIITFKALVTETESGDKIGKWAWRPVVFILGANLAFGVLLGGLPSIGLPAMGLIIAIYALTIISAKAGEKFVLRDVLILATVLAVGSYLAFILLLKLQIQVWPTFITG
- a CDS encoding tripartite tricarboxylate transporter permease; amino-acid sequence: MDLLSNLALGFGVAFTPINLLYALVGCILGTLIGVLPGIGPVATIAMLLPATYALPPVSALIMLAGIYYGAQYGGSTTAILVNLPGESSSVVTCIDGYQMARQGRAGPALAAAGIGSFFAGSVGTLILAAFAPPLTELAFKFGPAEYFSLMILGLIGAVVLASGSLIKAVAMIILGLLLGLVGTDVNSGVARFSFDIPELTDGLGFVAIAMGVFGYGEIITNLAQPEDEREVFTAKVSGLFPSKQDFKDMLPAMLRGTALGSALGILPGGGALLASFASYAMEKKLKMKPGEVAFGKGNIRGVAGPESANNAGAQTSFIPLLTLGIPPNAVMALMVGAMTIHNIQPGPQVMTSNPELFWGLIASMWIGNLMLVILNLPLIGMWIKLLTVPYRFLFPSIVLFCAIGVFSTNNNTFDIWLVAGFGFLGYLFNKLGCEPAPLLLGVILGPMMEENLRRTLLLSRGDWSVFVTRGLSAGLLAAAALMVVIVLLPAVKNKREEAFVED
- a CDS encoding DMT family transporter codes for the protein MPSAPVATKNRASGLLLALVGSIAFSGKAIIVKLAYRYGVDAVTLIMYRMLFALPIFAAMAWWSSRGKPPLTARDWWGVLGLGFTGYYLASFLDFAGLGYISASLERLILYLNPTIVVVMGWALHRKPITRIQVLGMAVCYCGVVLVFGHEINIQGANAGLGAVLVFGSAISYAIYLVYSGQMVQRLGSIRLVGLATTVACLCCLLQFVLLRPMAAAIVAPEVLWLSVLNATACTAAPVLMVMMAIERLGSGLTAQVGMVGPLSTILMGVVILGEPFTAWVAAGTVLVVAGIYVFTRSGR
- a CDS encoding SDR family oxidoreductase; this translates as MDLGIAGRWALVCGASKGLGLGCAQALVREGVNVLIVARGADALEAAATQLIADSARPVSTNVLFCAADITTPAGRAAVFAIRSDFDIVVTNAGGPPTGDFRDWDRDAWIKAVDANMLTPIELIKATVDGMAARGFGRIVNITSSAVKAPIDVLGLSNGARSGLTGFVAGVARSPLAGQGVTINNLLPGAFDTDRLRGNMQGAAVRTGQSLEALADARRQAIPAQRFGTPQEFGAICAFLCSAHAGYITGQNVLADGGAFPGTF
- a CDS encoding tryptophan--tRNA ligase encodes the protein MTTSPATSRVLTGITTSGTPHLGNYVGSIRPSVRASQAAGVESFYFLADYHALIKIDDPARIQRSTLEIAASWLAAGLDPSRVAFYRQSDIPEIPELTWLLTCMTAKGMLNRAHAYKASVDKNTAAQADQDADISAGLFMYPVLMAADIVLFNAHKVPVGRDQIQHIEMARDIAQRFNHAYKGDYFVLPEALIEESVATLPGLDGRKMSKSYDNTIPLFAPKAELRKLIASIVTDSRAPGEAKDTEGSALFQIYQAFASDEETAQLRQAFADGIAWGDAKQVLFERIDQEVAPMREAYQRYMDNPGEVETILRAGAAKARQTATPFIAQLRHAVGLRDLNAQATQKAIRAAKAALPSFKQYREADGLFHFKLVDAHGRLLLLSTGYAAPKDAGTAIRQLQAEGTAGLGTLRPADGVSPEEVAEALEALRNAA
- a CDS encoding site-2 protease family protein, with the translated sequence MDIANLIQTVLVYALPVLFAITVHEAAHGYVAHYFGDNTAYRMGRITLNPLQHIDPVGTILMPLVLYFATSGTFLFGYAKPVPVNFGNLRNPKRDMVWVALAGPGANLIQAFLWGVLMYALVATGTTEPFFLKMCKAGMLVNVVMFAFNLFPLPPLDGGRILVGLLPYRQAMLVSRVEPWGFFIVMALVISGIVSTLWMQPVMGLTFGLLQILLSPLSFLIS
- a CDS encoding L-threonylcarbamoyladenylate synthase, with the protein product MAQHFEVHPENPQIRLLKQTVALLGQGKLVAVPTDSSYALVCHLDDKAAADLLRRTRGVDDKHHLTLLCRDLSELANYARVDNKQYRLLKAATPGPYTFILEASKEVPRRLSHPSRKTIGLRVPDHKTLQALLELHGGPLLATTLIPPGETEPLNDAHAIRDLFEHQIAAVLDAGACPLEPTTVIDLTEMGSGGDPVLVRQGRGDLAAIGL